One Thermodesulfobacteriota bacterium DNA window includes the following coding sequences:
- a CDS encoding glutamine--tRNA ligase/YqeY domain fusion protein — MGEERRADEGGAPSNFIREIVAADVASGKHGGRVHTRFPPEPNGYLHIGHAKSICLNFGLAEEFGGRCNLRMDDTNPTKEEQEYIDAIVEDVRWLGFSWSERIYYASDYFGQLYDWAVALIRAGKAYVDDLSADEIREHRGTLTAPGRESPYRNRSPEENLALFERMRAGEFPDGSRVLRAKIDMASGNVNLRDPVMYRILHAAHPRTGDAWCLYPMYDWAHGQSDSIEGITHSICTLEFEDHRPLYDWFVRELGIFAPQQIEFARLNLTFTVLSKRRLLQLVKEGHVNGWDDPRMPTLSGLRRRGYPPAALREFCTRIGVAKRDSTVELALLEHCVRDELNRTAPRRMAVLRPLKVVIENYPEGMVEELDAVNNPEDPGAGTRKVPFSRVLYIEQEDFLEEAPPKYFRLTPGREVRLRYAYFVQCTGVVKDGAGRVTEVRCTYDPATLGGNAPDGRKVKATIHWVSAAHAVPAEVRLYDRLFRSEDPGGAGDFLSDLNPASLERLRDCRLEPSLAEATPGDRVQFERLGYFCCDPESRPDAPVFNRTVTLKDPWGKIAGGAKP; from the coding sequence ATGGGCGAGGAGAGAAGGGCGGACGAGGGCGGGGCGCCCTCGAACTTCATCCGCGAAATCGTCGCGGCCGACGTGGCATCGGGCAAGCACGGGGGCCGGGTGCACACCCGGTTTCCCCCCGAGCCCAACGGCTACCTCCACATCGGCCACGCCAAGTCCATCTGCCTCAACTTCGGCCTGGCCGAGGAGTTCGGAGGGCGGTGCAACCTGCGGATGGACGACACCAACCCCACCAAGGAAGAGCAGGAGTACATCGACGCCATCGTCGAGGACGTGCGCTGGCTGGGGTTCTCGTGGAGCGAGCGGATCTATTACGCCTCCGACTACTTCGGGCAGCTCTACGACTGGGCGGTGGCGCTCATCCGGGCGGGCAAGGCCTATGTGGACGACCTCTCCGCCGACGAGATCCGCGAGCACCGGGGCACCCTGACCGCGCCGGGGCGGGAGAGCCCCTACCGGAACCGGTCGCCCGAGGAGAACCTGGCGCTCTTCGAGCGCATGAGGGCCGGCGAGTTCCCCGACGGCTCCCGGGTGCTGCGGGCCAAGATCGACATGGCGTCGGGCAACGTGAACCTGCGCGACCCGGTCATGTACCGCATCCTCCACGCGGCCCACCCGCGCACCGGCGATGCCTGGTGCCTCTACCCCATGTACGACTGGGCCCACGGCCAGTCCGACTCCATCGAGGGCATCACCCACTCCATCTGCACCCTGGAGTTCGAAGACCACCGCCCCCTCTACGACTGGTTCGTCCGGGAGCTCGGGATCTTCGCTCCCCAGCAGATCGAGTTCGCCCGGCTCAACCTCACCTTCACCGTCCTGAGCAAGCGCCGCCTCCTTCAGTTGGTGAAGGAGGGGCACGTGAACGGGTGGGACGACCCCCGGATGCCCACCCTCTCGGGACTGCGGCGGCGCGGGTACCCACCCGCGGCCCTGCGGGAGTTCTGCACCCGGATCGGGGTCGCCAAGCGCGACAGCACCGTGGAACTGGCGCTCCTGGAGCACTGTGTTCGCGACGAGCTCAACCGCACGGCCCCCCGGCGCATGGCCGTGCTGCGCCCCCTCAAGGTCGTCATCGAGAACTACCCGGAAGGGATGGTCGAGGAGCTCGACGCGGTGAACAACCCCGAGGATCCGGGCGCCGGCACCCGCAAGGTTCCCTTCTCACGGGTGCTCTACATCGAGCAGGAAGACTTCCTCGAGGAAGCGCCTCCCAAGTACTTCCGCCTCACCCCGGGCCGCGAGGTGCGGCTTCGGTACGCCTACTTCGTCCAATGCACCGGGGTGGTGAAGGACGGAGCGGGGCGGGTGACGGAGGTGCGCTGCACCTACGACCCCGCCACCCTTGGGGGCAATGCCCCCGACGGCCGCAAGGTCAAGGCCACCATCCACTGGGTCTCCGCTGCCCACGCGGTCCCCGCTGAGGTGCGCCTCTACGACCGCCTCTTCCGAAGCGAGGACCCCGGGGGGGCGGGGGACTTCCTCTCGGACCTCAACCCCGCGTCCCTCGAGCGCCTGCGCGACTGCCGCCTGGAGCCCTCCCTGGCCGAAGCGACCCCCGGCGATCGGGTCCAGTTCGAGCGCCTGGGCTACTTCTGTTGCGACCCCGAGTCCCGCCCCGACGCCCCGGTATTCAACCGGACCGTGACCCTCAAGGACCCCTGGGGCAAGATCGCGGGCGGCGCCAAACCCTAG
- a CDS encoding DNA polymerase IV, whose translation MARTILHVDMDAFYASVEQRDHPAYRGRPVVVGADPKGGRGRGVVAACSYEARAAGVRSALPISQAWKLCPGAVFVRPRFERYAQISEAVFSVLRRYTDCVEPLSIDEAFLDVTGSERLFGEGAAVGRRIKDAVREELGLVASVGVAPNKFVAKVASDLEKPDGFVVVPPGAAGAFLAPLPLGRLWGVGPKTAERLMGVGLRTIGDVARLRPRDLAGLLGEGAEHLAALARGEDDRPVEAGEAAKSLGAETTFEEDVDDPEVVRRALLALADRVAGRLRRRRLRAGGVTLKFRDERFASCTRSAVLARPTDLGDELYREVLALLDRVPRSGGRVRLVGVTATRLRAEGEGSVQLGLFEAPGGGRRRELFRAVDALEARFGAGVVTRAALVEEPKPRG comes from the coding sequence ATGGCCCGCACCATCCTCCACGTGGACATGGACGCGTTCTACGCGTCGGTGGAGCAGCGCGACCACCCGGCGTACCGGGGCCGCCCCGTGGTGGTGGGGGCCGACCCCAAGGGGGGCAGGGGGCGCGGGGTGGTGGCGGCGTGCTCCTACGAGGCCCGGGCCGCGGGGGTCCGCTCGGCCCTGCCCATCTCCCAGGCCTGGAAGCTCTGCCCCGGCGCGGTCTTCGTGCGCCCCCGGTTCGAGCGCTACGCACAGATCTCGGAGGCCGTGTTCTCAGTGCTGCGCCGCTACACCGATTGCGTGGAGCCCCTGAGCATCGACGAGGCCTTCCTCGACGTCACGGGGTCGGAACGGCTCTTCGGCGAGGGCGCGGCCGTCGGCCGCCGGATCAAAGATGCCGTGCGGGAGGAGCTGGGTCTGGTGGCCTCGGTGGGGGTCGCCCCCAACAAGTTCGTGGCCAAGGTGGCCTCCGACCTGGAGAAGCCTGACGGGTTCGTGGTGGTGCCCCCCGGCGCGGCCGGGGCGTTTCTCGCCCCCCTGCCCCTGGGGCGGCTCTGGGGCGTGGGCCCGAAGACCGCCGAGCGCCTGATGGGGGTGGGTCTGCGGACCATCGGCGACGTGGCCCGGCTCCGGCCCCGGGACCTGGCCGGGCTCCTGGGGGAGGGCGCCGAGCACCTGGCGGCGCTGGCCCGGGGAGAGGACGATCGGCCCGTGGAGGCGGGCGAGGCGGCCAAGTCCCTGGGCGCCGAGACCACCTTCGAGGAGGACGTGGACGACCCGGAGGTGGTCCGGCGCGCCCTGCTCGCCCTGGCGGACCGGGTCGCCGGGAGGCTGCGGCGGCGTCGGCTGCGCGCCGGCGGCGTCACCCTGAAGTTTCGGGACGAGCGGTTTGCCAGCTGCACCCGGTCGGCCGTTCTCGCGCGCCCGACCGACCTGGGGGACGAGCTCTACCGGGAGGTTCTCGCGCTGCTCGACCGGGTGCCGCGCAGCGGCGGGCGCGTGCGGCTCGTGGGGGTGACGGCGACCCGACTGCGGGCGGAAGGGGAGGGCAGCGTGCAGCTGGGCCTCTTCGAGGCTCCGGGGGGTGGGCGTCGCCGGGAGCTCTTCCGGGCGGTGGACGCCCTGGAGGCCCGCTTCGGCGCCGGGGTCGTCACTCGAGCGGCACTGGTGGAGGAGCCCAAGCCCAGGGGGTGA
- a CDS encoding MBL fold metallo-hydrolase, translating to MEIVPLGVGEAFAKTLSQTNFLVRPGRGEPFLVDAGHTASRALRALGIGLRQVARVVVSHLHADHIGGLEELGFTGYFAWGERPVLHVPENVLPFLWEHALLAGMGQRLRQPGGGFFEAGLDTYFDVRPLEGTQPFELGSVRVTPFPTPHVPGRPSWGFRLDDRATGGAALLTCDSRFHRGNLARYGAGCAAVFHDCQLATNGAHIHATLPELLSLSPEDQERTFLVHYADDWRAYEEGGRTGRLRFAREGQVYRF from the coding sequence ATGGAGATCGTCCCCCTGGGCGTGGGCGAGGCCTTTGCCAAGACCCTTTCCCAGACCAACTTCCTCGTGCGGCCGGGTCGGGGCGAGCCCTTTCTCGTCGACGCGGGCCATACGGCGTCCCGGGCCCTGCGGGCCCTGGGGATCGGCCTGCGCCAGGTGGCCCGGGTGGTGGTCAGCCACCTGCACGCCGACCACATCGGGGGCCTCGAAGAGCTGGGCTTCACCGGATACTTCGCCTGGGGGGAGCGCCCGGTGCTCCACGTGCCCGAGAACGTGCTCCCGTTCCTCTGGGAGCACGCCCTCCTGGCGGGCATGGGGCAGCGCCTGCGGCAGCCCGGGGGAGGGTTCTTCGAGGCCGGCCTCGACACCTACTTCGACGTGCGCCCCCTGGAGGGGACCCAGCCCTTCGAGCTGGGAAGCGTTCGGGTCACCCCCTTTCCCACACCCCACGTGCCGGGGCGGCCGAGCTGGGGGTTTCGGCTCGACGACCGGGCCACGGGCGGCGCGGCGCTCCTGACCTGCGACTCCCGGTTCCACCGGGGCAACCTGGCCCGCTACGGCGCCGGCTGCGCCGCCGTCTTCCACGACTGCCAGCTCGCCACCAACGGCGCCCACATCCACGCCACCCTCCCCGAGCTCCTCTCCCTCTCCCCCGAGGATCAGGAGCGCACTTTCCTCGTGCACTACGCCGACGACTGGCGCGCCTACGAGGAGGGGGGCCGCACCGGCCGCCTGCGCTTTGCCCGGGAAGGCCAGGTCTATCGCTTCTGA
- a CDS encoding SDR family oxidoreductase codes for MPRFLVTGAAGFIGSNLVEALLARGETVRGLDNFLTGKRENLRGLEAAEFLEGDVRDPEACARACEGVDYVLHQAALGSVPRSLANPLLSNECNVTGTLQMLLAARDAGARRFVFAASSSAYGDTPTLPKVETMAPRPLSPYALTKLTGEQYCRLFSELYGLETVSLRYFNVFGRRQDPSGAYAAVIPRFVSALLAGCSPEIYGDGEQTRDFTYVADVVQANLKACTAPREACGQVFNVACGERISLNGLYREIARLLGSDRHPVYAAARAGDVRHSLADIGAARRLLGYEPSHDVRRGLEEAIGWYRENL; via the coding sequence ATGCCGCGCTTCCTCGTCACCGGCGCCGCCGGCTTCATCGGCTCGAACCTCGTGGAGGCCCTGCTCGCCCGGGGGGAGACGGTGCGGGGGCTCGACAACTTCCTGACCGGGAAGCGGGAGAACCTGCGGGGTCTGGAGGCGGCCGAGTTCCTGGAGGGCGACGTGCGGGACCCGGAGGCCTGCGCCCGGGCCTGCGAGGGGGTGGACTACGTGCTCCACCAGGCGGCCCTGGGCTCGGTGCCCCGCAGCCTGGCCAACCCGCTCCTCTCCAACGAGTGCAACGTCACGGGCACCCTCCAGATGCTCCTGGCGGCCCGGGACGCGGGAGCCAGGCGGTTTGTGTTCGCGGCGAGCTCGTCGGCCTACGGGGACACCCCGACCCTGCCCAAGGTCGAGACCATGGCCCCCCGCCCCCTCTCCCCCTACGCGCTGACCAAGCTCACCGGGGAGCAGTACTGCCGGCTCTTCTCCGAGCTCTACGGCCTCGAGACGGTGAGCCTTCGGTACTTCAACGTCTTCGGGCGCCGCCAGGACCCGTCGGGCGCCTACGCCGCGGTCATCCCGCGGTTTGTCTCCGCCCTGCTGGCGGGGTGTTCCCCCGAGATCTACGGAGACGGGGAGCAGACCCGGGACTTCACCTACGTGGCCGACGTGGTGCAGGCCAACCTCAAGGCCTGCACGGCTCCGCGCGAAGCCTGCGGCCAGGTCTTCAACGTGGCGTGCGGGGAGCGGATCAGCCTCAACGGGCTCTACCGGGAGATCGCGCGGCTCCTGGGCAGCGACCGGCACCCCGTCTACGCCGCTGCCCGGGCGGGCGACGTGCGCCACAGCCTGGCCGACATCGGCGCCGCCCGCCGCCTTCTCGGCTACGAGCCCTCCCACGACGTCCGCCGAGGCCTGGAGGAGGCCATCGGGTGGTATCGGGAGAACCTGTGA